Proteins from one Belonocnema kinseyi isolate 2016_QV_RU_SX_M_011 chromosome 8, B_treatae_v1, whole genome shotgun sequence genomic window:
- the LOC117177933 gene encoding ribosome maturation protein SBDS isoform X1 → MPRSNIFTPINQIRLTNVAVVRMKKAGKRFEIACYRNKVMSWRSKLEKDIDEVLQSHTVFTNVSKGQVAKKEDLLKCFAQEDQTEICKEILDKGELQVSDKERHSTLESMFKDIATTVADKCVNPETKRPYPVSLIEKAMKDVHFSVKPNRNAKQQALDVIPQLKTVMPLERAQMRLRVFVTGKEAKKVREKIIKIVTTTEKEDWDDGSLNLICLIDPGQYREIDELVRSETKGSGTLELLNLKEVTEGEEILE, encoded by the exons ATGCCACGATCAAACATATTTACACCGATTAATCAAATAAGACTGACAAATGTCGCTGTGGTGCGAATGAAGAAAGCTGGCAAGAGATTCGAAATTGCTTGTTACAGAAATAAGGTTATGTCTTGGAGGAGCAAGTT agaGAAAGACATAGACGAAGTACTTCAGTCGCACACGGTATTCACAAACGTATCCAAAGGTCAAGTAGCAAAGAAGGAAGACCTATTAAAATGTTTCGCTCAAGAAGACCAAACCgaaatttgcaaagaaattttGGATAAAGGTGAACTGCAAGTCTCTGACAAAGAAAGACACTCGACTTTGGAATCGATGTTTAAAGATATCGCGACGACAGTAGCTGATAAGTGCGTCAATCCAGAAACGAAGCGCCCCTATCCAGTCTCCTTGATAGAAAAGGCAATGAAAGATGTTCACTTCTCAGTCAAGCCGAACAGAAATGCAAAGCAGCAAGCCTTAGACGTAATTCCGCAGTTAAAGACAGTCATGCCTTTGGAAAGAGCGCAAATGAGACTACGAGTTTTCGTTACGGGAAAAGAAGCTAAGAAGGTCAgggagaaaataattaaaatagttacaacCACAGAAAAGGAGGACTGGGATGATGGTTCCTTGAATTTGATATGCCTTATCGACCCAGGGCAGTACAGAGAAATCGATGAATTAGTTCGTTCAGAAACAAAAGGTTCAGGAACTCTGGAATTGTTAAATCTGAAGGAAGTCACAGAAGGCGAGGAAATTTTAGAATAG
- the LOC117177933 gene encoding ribosome maturation protein SBDS isoform X2, translating to MAPTTRNHLMKCFGREKDIDEVLQSHTVFTNVSKGQVAKKEDLLKCFAQEDQTEICKEILDKGELQVSDKERHSTLESMFKDIATTVADKCVNPETKRPYPVSLIEKAMKDVHFSVKPNRNAKQQALDVIPQLKTVMPLERAQMRLRVFVTGKEAKKVREKIIKIVTTTEKEDWDDGSLNLICLIDPGQYREIDELVRSETKGSGTLELLNLKEVTEGEEILE from the exons ATGGCCCCAACAACGAGGAATCACCTGATGAAGTGTTTCGGAAG agaGAAAGACATAGACGAAGTACTTCAGTCGCACACGGTATTCACAAACGTATCCAAAGGTCAAGTAGCAAAGAAGGAAGACCTATTAAAATGTTTCGCTCAAGAAGACCAAACCgaaatttgcaaagaaattttGGATAAAGGTGAACTGCAAGTCTCTGACAAAGAAAGACACTCGACTTTGGAATCGATGTTTAAAGATATCGCGACGACAGTAGCTGATAAGTGCGTCAATCCAGAAACGAAGCGCCCCTATCCAGTCTCCTTGATAGAAAAGGCAATGAAAGATGTTCACTTCTCAGTCAAGCCGAACAGAAATGCAAAGCAGCAAGCCTTAGACGTAATTCCGCAGTTAAAGACAGTCATGCCTTTGGAAAGAGCGCAAATGAGACTACGAGTTTTCGTTACGGGAAAAGAAGCTAAGAAGGTCAgggagaaaataattaaaatagttacaacCACAGAAAAGGAGGACTGGGATGATGGTTCCTTGAATTTGATATGCCTTATCGACCCAGGGCAGTACAGAGAAATCGATGAATTAGTTCGTTCAGAAACAAAAGGTTCAGGAACTCTGGAATTGTTAAATCTGAAGGAAGTCACAGAAGGCGAGGAAATTTTAGAATAG